Proteins encoded in a region of the Candidatus Binatia bacterium genome:
- a CDS encoding c-type cytochrome, which yields MLAIELLLVVLASVAGAAESSGERLYRRHCAPCHGSDGRGDGPDAELFSSRPRDLREGFLDKYSTADLVRRIRDGAALQLGVDLPALQARAAEVEAIAAYMKKLPAIDWAQVEVGREIYLDRCEICHGPYGRAPRDLPAGVARSADLTPVRLEAVGRPDSLVALVRRGHAKMPALVPRLPEAEGEPLAAFLRLLSPGFESWDRNCTACHGDDGRGEGRLAEALGMPRVVFDANYFSSHDPEQLRASIWHMLGQQKPTMPHFRWTITAAQAAAIVEYLRRAEPEATPR from the coding sequence ATGCTCGCAATCGAGCTGCTGCTCGTGGTGCTGGCTTCCGTCGCCGGGGCTGCCGAGTCGAGCGGCGAGCGGTTGTACCGCCGTCACTGTGCTCCTTGCCACGGTTCCGACGGCCGCGGCGACGGGCCCGATGCGGAGTTGTTTTCCAGCCGTCCGCGCGATCTGCGCGAGGGGTTTCTCGATAAGTACTCCACTGCCGATCTGGTGCGGCGGATTCGCGACGGTGCCGCGCTCCAGCTCGGGGTAGACTTGCCGGCGTTGCAGGCACGGGCGGCCGAGGTGGAGGCGATTGCCGCCTACATGAAGAAGCTCCCGGCCATCGATTGGGCGCAGGTCGAAGTGGGGCGCGAAATATACCTCGACCGCTGCGAAATCTGCCACGGGCCGTACGGTCGGGCTCCGCGCGATCTGCCGGCCGGCGTTGCCCGCTCCGCGGACCTGACGCCGGTGCGCCTCGAGGCGGTCGGCCGGCCGGATTCGCTGGTAGCGCTGGTTCGTCGCGGGCACGCGAAGATGCCGGCTCTGGTGCCGCGACTGCCTGAAGCCGAAGGTGAGCCACTGGCAGCCTTCCTACGACTGCTGTCGCCCGGTTTCGAGAGCTGGGACCGCAACTGTACTGCCTGTCACGGCGACGACGGGCGCGGCGAGGGGCGACTTGCCGAGGCACTGGGTATGCCGCGCGTCGTATTCGACGCGAACTACTTTAGCTCCCACGATCCGGAGCAACTGCGCGCTTCGATCTGGCACATGCTGGGGCAGCAGAAGCCGACGATGCCGCATTTTCGGTGGACCATAACCGCAGCGCAGGCTGCGGCCATCGTGGAGTATCTGCGGCGCGCCGAGCCGGAGGCGACGCCGCGGTAG
- a CDS encoding metallophosphoesterase, with protein sequence MLLWSNAAAQVRSVRRLLVGLFFANFFRLLLVAVSAAQWGMAWWLFPGAIGSLPVAAQLAAPVGVYGFNLALASRTRRERRVHSPTNALPRLYYAAAFTCLFCCLFLASTGVLWISARTVLGAVATQARGATVGVEMDRNLDSGFRWFANAGVAAIALAFLYGYTVGQRRLTVRHVPVLSRRLPAALDGLRIAQISDIHIGQNLRRRELMNFVARVNELDADIVCVTGDIADSPLADLESFLPILAGLDARRGVLAILGNHDHYAGADRVEAALRRLTRFVVLRDQSATIQLRQTRLHVIGLDDRGRDWARGVHEATALATAIEAVPAGEPVLLLCHRPDIFPQAAARGVALTLAGHTHGGQIGIPWFNGRVRNLAELVTRFDRGLFEHNGSFLYVNCGLGVTAQRIRLSTPREITLLELRHPDTRRSEA encoded by the coding sequence ATGCTGCTTTGGTCCAACGCCGCCGCCCAGGTGCGCAGCGTCCGGAGGTTGTTGGTCGGCCTGTTCTTCGCCAACTTCTTCCGATTGTTGCTCGTCGCGGTAAGCGCCGCGCAGTGGGGAATGGCATGGTGGCTCTTCCCCGGCGCGATCGGCAGTTTGCCGGTCGCCGCGCAACTGGCCGCGCCAGTCGGCGTCTACGGATTCAACCTCGCCCTCGCCTCCCGCACACGGCGTGAACGCCGTGTGCACAGCCCGACTAATGCTCTGCCCCGCCTGTACTACGCCGCGGCTTTCACTTGCCTCTTCTGCTGCCTTTTCCTTGCGAGCACGGGGGTGCTCTGGATCTCCGCCCGTACAGTGCTCGGCGCCGTCGCCACGCAGGCACGCGGCGCCACCGTGGGAGTCGAAATGGACCGCAACCTGGACAGCGGATTTCGCTGGTTCGCCAATGCCGGGGTGGCCGCAATCGCCCTCGCCTTCCTCTATGGTTACACCGTCGGCCAACGCCGGCTGACGGTTCGCCACGTACCTGTGCTCAGCAGGCGGCTACCGGCCGCCCTCGACGGTCTCCGCATCGCGCAGATCAGCGACATCCACATCGGCCAGAACCTCCGCCGCCGCGAACTCATGAACTTCGTCGCGCGGGTCAACGAGCTGGACGCCGACATCGTGTGCGTCACTGGCGACATCGCCGACTCTCCGTTGGCCGATCTCGAAAGCTTTCTGCCCATTCTAGCCGGTCTCGATGCACGCCGCGGGGTGCTGGCTATCCTCGGCAACCACGATCACTACGCCGGCGCCGATCGCGTGGAAGCCGCGCTGCGCCGCCTGACACGGTTCGTGGTGCTTCGCGACCAATCCGCCACGATACAGCTCAGGCAAACGCGCTTGCACGTCATTGGCCTCGACGACCGCGGTCGCGACTGGGCCCGCGGTGTCCACGAAGCCACCGCACTCGCCACGGCAATCGAGGCGGTGCCGGCCGGCGAACCTGTCCTGCTGCTCTGTCACCGACCCGACATCTTCCCCCAGGCCGCCGCTCGCGGAGTGGCGCTAACACTTGCGGGACATACGCATGGCGGGCAGATCGGCATCCCGTGGTTCAATGGACGGGTTCGCAACCTTGCCGAACTGGTTACCCGGTTCGATCGCGGTTTATTCGAACACAACGGCAGCTTCCTTTACGTCAACTGCGGCCTCGGCGTCACCGCCCAGCGCATCCGGCTGAGCACGCCGCGGGAGATCACGCTCCTCGAGCTACGCCACCCCGACACCCGGCGGAGCGAGGCCTGA
- a CDS encoding VCBS repeat-containing protein, with the protein MLRPPLLTIRTALLALACAATALPAVADISFVTRQDYPAGSGPTAAVATHLNDDRQPDLVVIDSRGLLTLLGVQPSGFSTPTLLRMTPPPEAIAVADFNGDGRADVVAGGNDAAVTLHPGDGTGGFVTARSFPVSAAVSAMAVIDANGDPSLDLIIGHQAGLSLLLNDGRGGFTKPRELLTGFRVRTVVTGDFSGDGRTDAVVTDPERNAVIVLVATKAGDFDARPHTAAGAGPRRAVAADLNHDGRLDLALLDDRGVVVLAGDGTGGFSNSQLVWRDDRLRGLAAADLNGDGRQDLAVVDPRRNLVLALFGAADGTFLSGPLMSVGAGAEALLAADVTGDRYVDLVAFNRGGDSLTLLKALGRGRFAGPPLLDTSGDPVAATLADFDNDSHLDAAVASQGTDTVHVLLGDGAGNFTPRATARVGREPRALTAADFDADGWLDLAVVGFASDDVAVLAGTGGGAFTAPVLVGVGVGPTDLATGDWNGDGHLDLAVANSISDSLSLAFGDGRGRFTEVQSFPVVPRPTFLITGDLNADRRADLVIGARHSDQVSILKTAKAGFTPPAPGDLGGRVRPSVSEDFNLDGVIDLVVSETTGDDLSILPGHGDGKFGEPVRLPVARQPMAAAAGDVNGDRLPDLLVISRGTRTVAMLLNDSRSSSKRPLATALPAETAAHVTDPWERAAVGW; encoded by the coding sequence ATGCTACGTCCTCCTCTCTTAACGATCCGCACCGCACTGCTCGCCCTGGCGTGTGCGGCCACGGCGTTGCCTGCGGTTGCCGACATCTCCTTCGTCACACGGCAAGATTATCCGGCCGGCTCCGGCCCCACCGCCGCCGTGGCAACCCACCTCAACGACGATCGGCAGCCAGACCTGGTCGTCATAGACAGTCGCGGACTCCTCACGCTGCTGGGCGTGCAGCCATCTGGGTTTTCGACTCCGACCTTGCTGCGCATGACACCGCCTCCCGAGGCAATCGCCGTCGCTGACTTCAACGGCGACGGACGGGCCGATGTCGTGGCGGGTGGCAACGACGCAGCAGTAACGCTCCATCCGGGCGACGGGACCGGCGGGTTCGTGACGGCGCGGAGTTTCCCGGTCTCGGCGGCCGTGTCGGCGATGGCGGTCATTGACGCCAACGGGGACCCGAGCCTCGACCTCATCATCGGACATCAAGCGGGTTTGTCTCTCCTGCTGAACGACGGTCGTGGGGGGTTCACGAAGCCACGTGAGCTACTGACCGGGTTCCGCGTACGTACAGTCGTCACCGGCGACTTCAGCGGCGACGGGCGCACAGACGCGGTGGTGACCGACCCGGAGCGCAACGCCGTCATCGTCCTGGTCGCTACAAAGGCCGGCGATTTCGACGCCCGACCCCACACTGCAGCCGGCGCCGGTCCGCGCCGGGCCGTCGCAGCAGACCTCAATCATGATGGCCGTCTCGATCTCGCACTGCTCGACGACCGCGGCGTCGTCGTTCTGGCCGGCGACGGCACCGGCGGCTTCAGCAACTCACAGTTGGTCTGGCGTGACGATCGCCTGCGCGGCCTCGCGGCAGCGGACCTCAACGGTGACGGCCGGCAGGATCTGGCTGTCGTCGATCCCCGCCGCAACCTTGTCCTGGCATTGTTCGGCGCCGCGGACGGGACGTTCCTTAGCGGGCCACTCATGAGTGTGGGCGCGGGTGCGGAAGCGCTTCTTGCCGCCGATGTCACCGGTGACCGCTACGTCGATCTGGTGGCGTTCAACCGCGGTGGCGACTCGCTCACCCTCTTGAAAGCCCTGGGCCGCGGGCGCTTCGCCGGCCCACCGTTGCTCGACACCAGTGGCGACCCAGTCGCTGCCACCCTAGCGGACTTCGACAATGACTCGCACCTCGATGCCGCGGTTGCAAGTCAGGGGACGGACACGGTTCACGTCCTTCTCGGTGACGGCGCGGGTAATTTTACCCCTCGCGCAACGGCGCGAGTCGGTCGTGAACCACGCGCACTGACGGCAGCCGACTTCGATGCCGACGGCTGGCTCGACCTGGCGGTGGTCGGGTTTGCTTCCGATGACGTCGCCGTGCTCGCGGGCACTGGCGGGGGGGCGTTTACAGCGCCGGTGCTCGTTGGTGTCGGCGTCGGGCCCACCGACCTGGCTACCGGCGACTGGAACGGCGACGGTCACCTCGATCTCGCCGTCGCCAACAGCATTTCCGACAGCCTTTCACTGGCGTTCGGCGACGGTCGCGGCCGTTTCACCGAGGTACAGAGCTTCCCGGTTGTACCGCGGCCCACATTTCTCATCACCGGCGACTTGAACGCCGACCGGCGCGCCGACCTGGTGATCGGAGCGCGACACTCGGATCAGGTATCGATTCTGAAAACCGCGAAGGCGGGGTTCACTCCGCCCGCACCCGGAGATCTTGGCGGTCGGGTTAGACCGTCGGTTTCCGAGGATTTCAACCTCGACGGGGTGATCGATCTTGTCGTCAGTGAAACCACGGGCGATGATCTGTCGATCCTGCCGGGACACGGCGACGGCAAGTTCGGCGAGCCCGTGCGCTTGCCGGTCGCTCGGCAGCCGATGGCGGCAGCCGCGGGCGATGTCAACGGCGATCGCCTCCCCGACCTGCTCGTCATCAGCCGCGGCACAAGAACGGTAGCGATGCTGCTCAACGACAGCCGGTCTTCGTCAAAGCGACCGCTCGCCACCGCCCTGCCGGCGGAAACCGCGGCGCACGTCACGGACCCATGGGAGCGAGCGGCGGTAGGATGGTGA
- a CDS encoding sigma 54-interacting transcriptional regulator: MRESTKPRRRCWDTLRHWWTAGARREELLVVNKELARLAHEERSPVDACAILARAVGDAIDLIGTAVYRRAAATDPWELVAACGQLTAPHELSAAPYPTGGRIGASSPILAVSSGDAYPTAPTTWGAHAVAPRGTTLIALGHRRNGRALSALDVGIAMTVAAHLDVLWQVAALGDTLRRQVDDCRRLEQQLVANSIAEVEPSVPIDGFPEIIGRSPVLQRALLLVDKVAASASSVLITGETGTGKELIARAIHARSDRREGPLVSVNCPAIPHHLAESELFGHERGAFTDAIDARPGKFELADGGTVFLDEIAELPLPLQVKLLRVLQEREIQRLGARKSRRLDIRIVAATNRDLRAEMPHAFRDDLYYRLATVTIDVPALRERADDIPVLATHFATAAASAAGKRILGFTGRALAMLRSYHWPGNVRELRNVIDRAVLLCAGDTIRPEHLTGFDAYGADSHSLSHIVREEKVRRVRDALHQSNGNQAAAARLLGMSRSNFGRLLKSLGLKTPATPADEAGMREVG, translated from the coding sequence ATGCGGGAGTCGACAAAGCCGCGACGTCGATGCTGGGACACGCTGCGCCACTGGTGGACGGCCGGCGCCCGGCGAGAGGAACTACTTGTCGTCAACAAGGAACTCGCGAGGCTCGCACACGAGGAGAGGTCGCCCGTCGACGCCTGCGCGATTCTGGCACGGGCCGTCGGCGACGCCATCGACCTCATCGGCACCGCCGTCTACCGTCGCGCGGCAGCAACCGACCCCTGGGAACTGGTCGCCGCTTGCGGACAGCTCACCGCCCCACATGAACTGAGCGCCGCGCCGTACCCCACGGGCGGCCGCATCGGCGCCTCTTCACCGATTCTCGCTGTTTCGTCCGGCGACGCCTACCCGACGGCCCCCACAACGTGGGGCGCTCACGCCGTCGCTCCGCGAGGCACCACCCTGATCGCACTCGGCCACCGCCGCAACGGCCGCGCCCTCAGCGCACTCGACGTCGGAATCGCAATGACGGTGGCCGCACATCTAGATGTCCTCTGGCAGGTCGCCGCGCTTGGCGACACGCTGCGTCGGCAGGTCGACGACTGCCGCCGGCTCGAGCAACAACTCGTTGCAAATAGTATCGCCGAAGTCGAGCCATCTGTGCCGATCGATGGGTTTCCAGAGATAATCGGGCGGAGCCCGGTCTTACAACGGGCACTGCTTCTGGTCGATAAAGTAGCCGCCAGCGCCAGCTCCGTCCTTATCACCGGCGAAACGGGCACCGGAAAGGAGCTGATCGCCCGCGCCATTCATGCCCGCAGCGACCGTCGCGAGGGGCCGCTCGTCAGCGTCAACTGCCCCGCCATCCCGCACCACCTTGCCGAAAGCGAGCTGTTCGGGCACGAACGCGGCGCCTTCACCGACGCCATCGACGCCCGCCCCGGCAAGTTCGAACTCGCCGACGGCGGCACCGTGTTTCTCGACGAAATCGCCGAACTGCCCCTACCCCTCCAGGTGAAACTGCTGCGCGTACTTCAAGAACGCGAGATCCAACGACTGGGCGCACGCAAGTCCCGCCGCCTCGACATCCGCATCGTCGCCGCCACCAATCGCGATTTGCGGGCCGAAATGCCCCATGCCTTCCGCGACGACCTCTACTACCGCCTCGCCACCGTCACCATCGACGTACCAGCGCTGCGCGAGCGAGCCGACGACATACCCGTACTCGCCACCCACTTCGCCACCGCCGCCGCCAGCGCCGCCGGCAAACGCATCCTCGGCTTCACCGGACGCGCCCTCGCCATGCTGCGCTCGTACCATTGGCCCGGTAATGTCCGCGAACTCCGCAACGTAATCGACCGCGCCGTTCTCCTCTGCGCCGGCGATACCATCCGCCCCGAACACCTAACCGGCTTCGACGCCTACGGCGCCGACAGTCATAGTCTCAGCCACATCGTCCGCGAGGAAAAAGTTCGCCGCGTCCGCGACGCCCTGCACCAGAGCAATGGCAACCAGGCCGCCGCCGCCCGCCTGCTGGGAATGTCCCGCTCCAACTTCGGCCGCCTCCTCAAGTCGCTCGGACTGAAGACGCCTGCCACCCCGGCCGATGAGGCGGGGATGCGAGAGGTGGGATGA
- a CDS encoding acetyl-CoA C-acyltransferase, translated as MREAVIVATARTGMAKSFRGSFNRTRPDDMAAHCIKEVVKKVPQLDPKEIEEVVIGTGFPEGPQGFNAGRNVAVLAGLPITVPGVTVSRFCSSGLNAVANAAHMVMVEGADVVIGGGIESITMLQNDFNKNNLFNPWLLDHKKDIYMPMGLTAEVVATRYKVSREKQDEFALTSQQRTAAAQKAGKFRDEIAPMKATMDVTDKATGVTSQKEVVVDRDECNRPDTTPEGLAKLAPAFKEGGSVTAGNSSQFSDGASVNLIMSLDRAKALGIKPLGFFRGCVFAACEPDEMGIGPVFAVPKLLKQHGLKIDDIDIVELNEAFASQAVYVRDKLGIDSTRLNPNGGAISIGHPYGMTGARQTGHLLLELQRQKKRWGIVTMCVGGGMGAAGLFEAAL; from the coding sequence ATGCGTGAAGCAGTCATCGTTGCCACCGCCCGGACCGGCATGGCCAAGTCGTTTCGCGGCTCTTTCAATCGCACCCGTCCGGATGACATGGCAGCTCACTGTATCAAAGAAGTCGTGAAGAAGGTTCCGCAGCTCGATCCGAAGGAGATCGAGGAGGTCGTGATCGGGACGGGATTCCCCGAAGGTCCGCAGGGGTTCAACGCCGGCCGCAACGTCGCGGTTCTCGCCGGTTTGCCGATCACAGTTCCGGGCGTGACGGTCAGTCGGTTCTGCTCCTCGGGCCTCAATGCCGTCGCCAACGCGGCGCACATGGTAATGGTGGAGGGGGCAGATGTGGTTATCGGGGGCGGCATCGAGTCCATCACGATGCTGCAGAACGATTTCAACAAGAACAACCTTTTCAACCCGTGGCTCCTCGATCACAAGAAGGACATCTACATGCCCATGGGCCTCACCGCCGAGGTGGTGGCGACCCGATACAAGGTGAGTCGCGAGAAGCAGGACGAATTCGCCCTGACCTCGCAGCAGCGAACGGCAGCGGCGCAAAAGGCGGGCAAATTCAGGGACGAGATCGCGCCGATGAAGGCGACGATGGACGTCACCGACAAGGCGACCGGCGTGACCTCGCAAAAGGAGGTCGTTGTCGACCGCGACGAGTGTAATCGACCGGACACGACCCCCGAGGGGCTCGCGAAGCTGGCCCCGGCCTTCAAGGAAGGTGGTTCGGTTACGGCGGGCAACTCTTCGCAGTTCTCCGACGGCGCGTCGGTAAACCTCATTATGTCGCTTGACCGCGCCAAGGCGCTGGGCATCAAGCCGCTCGGGTTTTTCCGCGGTTGTGTGTTTGCGGCTTGCGAGCCCGACGAGATGGGCATCGGCCCCGTGTTTGCCGTGCCTAAGCTGCTCAAGCAGCATGGCCTGAAGATAGACGACATCGACATCGTCGAGCTCAACGAGGCGTTCGCCTCGCAGGCCGTCTATGTGCGGGACAAGCTCGGCATCGACTCGACCAGGCTGAACCCGAACGGCGGCGCCATCTCGATCGGACATCCCTACGGTATGACCGGTGCACGCCAGACCGGACACCTGTTGCTCGAGTTGCAGCGACAGAAGAAGCGCTGGGGTATCGTGACGATGTGCGTCGGGGGCGGCATGGGTGCGGCAGGATTGTTCGAGGCGGCGCTGTAG
- a CDS encoding SIMPL domain-containing protein (The SIMPL domain is named for its presence in mouse protein SIMPL (signalling molecule that associates with mouse pelle-like kinase). Bacterial member BP26, from Brucella, was shown to assemble into a channel-like structure, while YggE from E. coli has been associated with resistance to oxidative stress.) — MRHPDGLTLTGAAVFFALSVAGTAPGQEAGTSSRRTVSVTGHGEVDATPDLAVISFAIETTGTKAADAIADNARRADAVIKAVRSTLGKDDRVATTRYSLEPRYEQTRRGEGEQPRIVGYVARNEVRVETRAVDALGSLIDTATAAGANRVANLQFTLSKKNEHQGAAIEGAATDARAQAESIARGLGVKLIRIVAATTSSGPVVPMRRFDYGMMAAEARSPTPIEPGTVSVSATLTVTWEIE; from the coding sequence ATGCGCCACCCTGACGGCCTGACCTTAACCGGCGCCGCCGTGTTCTTTGCCCTGAGCGTCGCCGGCACGGCGCCGGGGCAGGAAGCCGGGACGTCCTCGCGCCGAACCGTCTCGGTGACCGGCCATGGAGAGGTCGATGCCACCCCGGACCTGGCGGTGATCAGCTTCGCCATCGAAACCACGGGCACCAAGGCCGCGGACGCCATCGCCGACAATGCCCGGCGGGCGGACGCCGTGATCAAGGCCGTCCGCAGCACCCTGGGCAAGGACGATCGTGTCGCCACCACGCGTTATTCGCTCGAACCCCGCTACGAACAAACCCGCCGCGGAGAAGGGGAACAGCCCCGTATCGTCGGTTACGTGGCGCGCAACGAAGTGCGGGTGGAGACCCGCGCTGTCGACGCCCTCGGCAGCCTCATCGATACCGCGACGGCAGCCGGCGCCAACCGCGTCGCCAACCTGCAGTTCACGCTGAGCAAGAAGAACGAACACCAGGGTGCGGCCATCGAGGGTGCCGCCACCGACGCACGTGCGCAGGCCGAGAGCATCGCCCGAGGCCTCGGTGTCAAGCTCATCCGCATCGTCGCCGCCACCACCAGCAGCGGCCCGGTGGTCCCGATGCGCCGCTTCGACTACGGCATGATGGCCGCCGAGGCTCGATCTCCGACCCCGATCGAACCCGGCACGGTCAGCGTGTCGGCAACGCTGACCGTGACCTGGGAGATCGAGTAA
- a CDS encoding beta-lactamase family protein: MTVAVQGTTDPRFAAVQEVFRENFATRGEVGAALSVTVDGRTVVDLWGGYSDRRTRTPWTPDTLTMIFSATKGATALCAHVLASRGHLDLDAPVCRYWPEFAAAGKERITVGMLLNHQAGLPAIARNLPPDAIFDWPTLTEALAEQPPYWEPGTAHGYHAMTFGWLVGEVVRRISGKTVGTFFRDEIAAPLGLDFWIGLPAEYEPRVAPVRLPPPQRKASPLLAAMLDRDSLTSRTFLNPRGMMMPGQANSRTVRAAEVPAANGICTARALAGMYAPLVAGGKTGGNRELVGPTILARLGVAESEGPDRILSISTRFTAGFIKTTDNGDEDSIRLGPNPEAFGHSGAGGSLGFADPVARVAFGYVMNQMGPGLLLNPRGQRLVEAVFEGLGA; this comes from the coding sequence ATGACCGTCGCCGTCCAAGGAACAACCGATCCGCGGTTCGCCGCAGTGCAAGAGGTTTTTCGCGAGAACTTCGCGACCCGCGGCGAGGTCGGCGCGGCGCTGAGCGTGACCGTCGACGGGCGCACTGTGGTCGACCTGTGGGGCGGATACTCGGACCGGCGGACTCGAACCCCGTGGACGCCGGATACGTTGACGATGATCTTCTCAGCCACCAAAGGCGCGACGGCATTGTGCGCCCACGTGCTCGCGAGTCGCGGCCACCTCGATCTCGACGCACCCGTGTGCCGCTACTGGCCGGAATTCGCCGCGGCTGGAAAAGAGCGGATCACCGTGGGCATGTTGCTCAATCACCAGGCGGGTCTTCCCGCCATAGCCCGCAATCTTCCCCCCGACGCCATCTTCGACTGGCCGACGCTGACCGAGGCTCTTGCCGAACAGCCACCCTACTGGGAACCCGGCACGGCCCACGGCTATCACGCCATGACGTTCGGCTGGCTCGTCGGCGAGGTCGTTCGCCGCATCAGCGGCAAGACCGTCGGCACTTTCTTCCGCGACGAGATCGCCGCTCCACTCGGGCTCGATTTCTGGATCGGCCTGCCCGCAGAATACGAGCCCCGCGTCGCCCCGGTGCGCCTCCCACCACCACAGCGCAAGGCTTCACCGCTTCTGGCCGCCATGCTCGACCGCGATTCCCTGACCTCGCGCACGTTCCTCAATCCCCGTGGCATGATGATGCCCGGCCAGGCCAACTCTCGCACTGTCCGCGCCGCCGAGGTACCCGCCGCCAACGGGATATGCACTGCGCGGGCTCTCGCCGGCATGTACGCACCGCTCGTCGCCGGAGGAAAGACCGGAGGCAACCGCGAACTTGTCGGCCCGACCATCCTCGCCCGACTCGGCGTCGCCGAGTCGGAAGGTCCGGACCGAATCCTGTCCATCTCGACCCGCTTCACCGCGGGCTTCATCAAGACGACCGACAACGGCGACGAAGACAGCATACGCCTCGGACCCAACCCCGAGGCTTTCGGGCATTCGGGCGCCGGCGGCTCTCTGGGTTTCGCCGACCCGGTAGCCCGGGTGGCGTTCGGGTACGTCATGAATCAGATGGGCCCGGGACTCCTTCTCAACCCGCGCGGGCAACGGCTGGTGGAGGCGGTGTTTGAGGGCTTGGGGGCCTGA